A single genomic interval of Gouania willdenowi chromosome 22, fGouWil2.1, whole genome shotgun sequence harbors:
- the tmx1 gene encoding thioredoxin-related transmembrane protein 1, with protein MARVLASMNTDSTMLSSSLRAKLHSGLGFLLLVLYLTLPPVTAKPGSLHELTDGNWEDILSGEWMIEFYAPWCPACQQLQSVWKEFADWGEDMGVNIAKVDVTEQPGLSGRFIITSLPTIYHCKDGAFRKYQGARTKDDFLSFVDEQKWKAVEPVNSWFGPSSFLMNSMSALFKLSMFIRRCHNYMTEQLGIPVWGSYVIFGLATLFCGLALGLLLVFIADYVFPSRRFSSPDYYQKKQAMDQARLIQQQDEALEADGEEDDDEEDEDEGEQDDVWRRRGSPEGHSEPKGQGFNDDVLRKRVVGQCEEEQDT; from the exons ATGGCGCGTGTGTTGGCTAGCATGAACACGGACTCGACAATGTTGTCTTCATCCCTGAGAGCTAAACTCCATTCTGGGTTAGGTTTCTTACTTCTGGTGCTTTATTTAACGTTGCCGCCCGTTACAGCGAAACCGGGCAGTCTGCACGAATTGACGGACGGAAACTGGGAGGACATTCTGAGCGGAGAGTGGATGATAGAGTT CTATGCTCCCTGGTGCCCGGCCTGTCAGCAGCTCCAGTCGGTGTGGAAGGAGTTTGCGGACTGGGGGGAGGACATGGGGGTCAACATAGCCAAGGTGGATGTGACAGAACAGCCTG gTCTGAGTGGACGCTTCATCATCACTTCTCTTCCCACCATTTATCA CTGCAAAGACGGCGCTTTCAGGAAGTATCAGGGTGCTCGCACTAAAGATGACTTCCTCAGCTTTGTCGATGAGCAGAAATGGAAAGCAGTGGAACCAGTTAACTCTTGGTTTGGGCCCTCCTCATTTCT GATGAATTCAATGTCTGCGTTGTTCAAGCTCTCCATGTTTATACGG CGCTGTCATAACTACATGACGGAGCAGCTGGGGATTCCCGTGTGGGGCTCGTATGTCATCTTTGGTCTGGCCACGCTGTTCTGTGGACTGGCTTTAGGTTTG CTACTGGTATTCATCGCAGACTACGTCTTCCCCTCACGCCGCTTTTCTTCTCCGGATTACTACCAGA AGAAACAAGCGATGGACCAGGCCAGGTTAATCCAGCAACAAGACGAGGCCCTCGAGGCTGATGGCgaggaagatgatgatgaagaggacgaGGATGAAGGTGAACAGGACGATGTTTGGAGGCGGCGAGGGTCCCCTGAGGGCCACTCAGAACCCAAAGGACAAGGTTTCAACGATGATGTTCTGAGGAAGAGGGTGGTGGGTCAGTGTGAGGAAGAGCAGGACACCTAG